From the genome of Desulfobotulus mexicanus, one region includes:
- a CDS encoding cation diffusion facilitator family transporter — MGSDTLKRIQRITLAGLVVNIILVAVKYSAGWWGHSEALMADAVHSATDAITDIVVIAGAIIWTRPPDEDHPYGHQRMETMVTLFIGVLLLAAGIGIGVEAARNLLAGHRVQPMPIAAYAAAFSIFIKEAIYRWTYKVGVQVGSAAVMANAWHHRIDALSSIPAFLAVSAAILFPDLLFLDTIGALVVSVFIAQAATKIIWPNLRELMATGASPDTCRSIAHHACSHPAVLDAHHIRTRFHGTRIFADIHLVVDGNLTVRQAHNIAEEVRQRLIQQTPDMEDVIIHIEPPDPIRPPHHPLTCKGDGL; from the coding sequence TTGGGTTCAGACACACTCAAACGCATACAGCGCATCACCCTTGCAGGCCTTGTGGTGAACATCATACTTGTAGCAGTTAAGTACAGTGCCGGATGGTGGGGTCACAGTGAAGCCCTGATGGCCGATGCCGTTCACTCGGCAACGGATGCCATAACAGACATTGTGGTCATAGCCGGAGCCATTATCTGGACTCGCCCGCCTGATGAGGATCACCCCTACGGCCATCAGCGCATGGAAACCATGGTAACCCTCTTTATCGGCGTACTGCTTCTGGCTGCGGGTATCGGCATCGGCGTGGAAGCAGCCCGCAACCTGCTGGCCGGTCACAGGGTGCAGCCAATGCCCATCGCCGCCTATGCCGCAGCCTTTTCCATTTTCATCAAGGAAGCCATTTACCGCTGGACCTACAAAGTTGGCGTTCAGGTGGGCAGTGCTGCGGTCATGGCCAATGCCTGGCATCACCGCATTGATGCCTTGAGTTCCATACCGGCCTTCCTTGCCGTATCTGCTGCCATTCTCTTTCCGGATCTGCTTTTTCTGGACACCATAGGTGCCCTTGTAGTATCCGTATTCATAGCACAGGCGGCCACAAAAATTATATGGCCCAACCTCAGGGAACTTATGGCCACGGGCGCTTCGCCCGATACCTGTCGGAGCATCGCACACCACGCCTGCTCCCACCCTGCGGTGCTGGATGCCCACCATATCCGCACCCGTTTTCATGGCACACGGATCTTTGCGGATATCCATCTGGTGGTGGACGGCAACCTCACCGTGCGTCAGGCCCACAACATTGCAGAAGAAGTCCGCCAGCGTCTCATACAGCAAACACCGGACATGGAAGATGTGATCATACATATCGAGCCACCGGACCCCATACGCCCCCCCCATCACCCCCTCACCTGCAAAGGAGATGGCTTATGA
- a CDS encoding helix-turn-helix transcriptional regulator gives MNQLERIYRIDALLQTGKCIPLSRMEEEMEKSRSSIKRDIQYMRDYFDAPIIYNKQNHCYRYDADAGSFELPGFWLSQTELYALRLLQEVTDTEEKAAMAPFLVPVREKLDKALAKLGHDPGLIARCIQVMPVYQRQLERPVFSAVCKALLQAQVLDIRYHGRGEDKIENRRIHPQKLIQYQINWYLVAHCELRKELRTFSMDRISVMALPGLPAELIDPKKIKEHTESGFGIFAGKAENTAFLRFYQPNARWVKDEKWHKNQMTRWDGDTLILSLPYNSSTELVREILRHGPGVKVESPESLKKEVVEALQKSLGNYEV, from the coding sequence ATGAACCAGCTCGAACGTATCTACCGTATTGACGCCCTCCTCCAGACGGGAAAATGCATTCCCCTTTCACGCATGGAAGAGGAAATGGAGAAATCACGCTCCAGCATTAAAAGGGATATTCAGTACATGAGGGATTATTTTGATGCCCCCATCATCTATAATAAACAGAACCACTGCTACCGCTATGACGCTGATGCCGGCAGCTTTGAGCTGCCGGGTTTCTGGCTCAGCCAGACGGAACTCTACGCCCTGAGACTGCTTCAGGAAGTTACTGATACGGAAGAAAAGGCTGCCATGGCACCCTTTCTGGTGCCTGTCCGGGAAAAACTGGACAAAGCACTTGCCAAACTCGGCCACGATCCCGGACTCATCGCACGCTGCATTCAGGTGATGCCCGTATATCAGCGACAGCTCGAAAGGCCGGTTTTCTCGGCTGTATGCAAGGCGCTGCTACAGGCCCAGGTGCTGGATATCCGCTACCACGGTCGGGGCGAAGACAAGATCGAAAATCGGCGCATCCACCCCCAAAAACTGATCCAGTATCAGATCAACTGGTATCTGGTGGCCCACTGTGAGTTACGAAAGGAGCTGCGCACCTTTTCCATGGACCGCATCTCCGTCATGGCTCTACCCGGACTTCCTGCGGAACTCATTGACCCGAAAAAAATAAAAGAACACACGGAAAGTGGGTTCGGAATTTTTGCAGGAAAAGCTGAAAATACTGCATTTCTAAGATTTTATCAGCCCAACGCCCGCTGGGTGAAAGATGAAAAGTGGCATAAAAACCAGATGACCCGCTGGGACGGCGATACCCTGATTTTATCGCTTCCCTACAACAGCTCCACCGAGCTTGTGCGGGAAATTCTGCGCCACGGGCCGGGGGTAAAAGTAGAAAGCCCGGAAAGCCTGAAGAAAGAAGTGGTGGAGGCATTGCAAAAAAGTCTGGGAAATTATGAGGTGTAA
- a CDS encoding AAA family ATPase has protein sequence MIAGISIKNFRGIREIASLPLSRFHVLAGPNGAGKTSFLDAIDFVRDCLTQSPAAAVESRHIADFNDLTWMRQGGPIEIELWLDLGNHVPSLSESLIHYRLAIKPDPKLGVHVSDELLRQYSKNWLPPGKKTEFSPKVKPRRLLGKTAKGTDFYRREKGTYQDSFNFGLDKSALALTPPDEERYPTANAVRRFLMQGVRYIQLNSPAMRLPCPAMRPADLELDGTNLARAVGRLLGANGGSGPHWAERGSPVSNWAEHLRYALPDLVNIGWARRQADNAEYLMLRYNNGLEAPNWMLSDGTLRMLALTLPAFLPPQPALYMVEEPENGVHPKALEIILRSLSTVPDSQMLLATHSPFVVQQCGIAPLLCFSRDAEGTHITPGAEHPILRDWDGTPDLGIVFAAGVLE, from the coding sequence ATGATAGCTGGTATTTCCATAAAAAATTTCAGAGGTATCCGGGAGATTGCCAGCCTTCCGCTTTCAAGATTCCATGTCCTTGCCGGGCCAAATGGTGCAGGAAAAACAAGCTTTCTGGATGCCATTGACTTTGTTCGTGACTGCCTCACCCAGAGTCCGGCAGCAGCTGTGGAATCCCGTCACATAGCAGATTTCAATGACCTGACATGGATGCGGCAGGGAGGGCCCATAGAAATTGAACTATGGCTGGATCTGGGAAATCACGTTCCCTCCTTGTCAGAGAGCCTTATCCATTACAGACTGGCAATCAAACCTGATCCAAAACTTGGCGTTCATGTCAGTGATGAACTGCTTCGCCAATATTCAAAAAACTGGCTTCCTCCAGGCAAAAAAACAGAATTCAGCCCAAAGGTAAAACCACGAAGATTATTAGGTAAAACGGCAAAAGGCACGGATTTTTACAGGCGTGAAAAGGGCACATACCAAGACTCCTTTAATTTCGGTCTGGATAAATCAGCCCTTGCCCTCACCCCACCCGATGAAGAGCGTTATCCCACAGCCAATGCTGTGCGCCGCTTCCTTATGCAGGGTGTCCGATACATCCAGCTAAACAGTCCGGCCATGCGCCTGCCATGTCCTGCAATGCGCCCGGCGGATCTCGAACTTGATGGCACGAATCTGGCCCGTGCGGTCGGTCGGCTTCTCGGAGCCAATGGTGGTTCCGGACCCCACTGGGCAGAGAGAGGATCTCCGGTATCAAACTGGGCGGAACACCTGCGCTATGCCCTGCCCGATCTGGTCAACATCGGATGGGCCAGAAGACAAGCCGACAATGCGGAATATCTCATGCTTCGCTACAACAACGGTCTTGAAGCTCCAAACTGGATGCTGTCCGACGGCACCTTGAGAATGCTGGCACTGACCCTGCCTGCCTTCCTGCCCCCTCAGCCAGCCCTTTATATGGTGGAAGAACCCGAAAACGGCGTGCATCCGAAAGCACTTGAAATCATACTCCGTTCTCTTTCAACGGTTCCTGATTCCCAGATGCTGCTGGCGACGCATTCTCCTTTTGTAGTTCAGCAATGTGGCATCGCCCCTCTGCTCTGCTTCAGCCGAGATGCAGAAGGCACGCATATTACTCCCGGAGCAGAGCATCCCATACTGAGAGACTGGGATGGCACCCCGGATCTGGGAATCGTATTTGCAGCGGGGGTGCTTGAATGA
- a CDS encoding DNA alkylation repair protein has translation MKKKGLDHGEKGGVSGSEKEFSGSNDMIWKDAKAAEQGLLALEDREYARTLLRFFKTGPGEYGEGDRFLGIRVPVLRKHLAFCSGLVQEEILKLLASPWHEVRMFALLLWVERYKAGDGEQRSAIFTDYLARTPFVNNWDLVDVSAPVIVGTHLLERERGLLYRLMESELLWDRRIAMVSTLTLIRKGQYEDALALADLVSSDKEELMHKAAGWMLREVGKKNRAMLEEFLAPRCTRLPRILLRYSIEHFSPEERKSWLAGKPVL, from the coding sequence ATGAAAAAAAAGGGACTGGATCATGGGGAAAAAGGGGGTGTCTCTGGTTCTGAAAAGGAATTTTCGGGCAGTAATGACATGATATGGAAAGATGCAAAAGCCGCAGAGCAGGGGCTGTTGGCCTTAGAAGACAGGGAATATGCCCGGACGCTCCTGCGTTTTTTTAAAACAGGTCCCGGAGAATACGGGGAGGGTGATCGTTTTCTGGGTATCCGTGTTCCGGTATTGCGAAAGCATCTGGCTTTTTGTTCAGGCCTTGTGCAGGAGGAAATTCTGAAACTGCTGGCATCTCCCTGGCATGAGGTGAGAATGTTTGCCCTTCTGCTATGGGTAGAACGCTATAAAGCAGGTGACGGGGAGCAGCGGTCTGCCATATTCACAGATTATCTGGCCCGCACCCCTTTTGTAAACAACTGGGATCTGGTGGATGTATCCGCTCCCGTCATTGTGGGAACCCATCTTCTGGAAAGGGAGAGGGGTTTGCTTTATCGCCTGATGGAATCAGAGCTTTTGTGGGATCGCCGCATTGCCATGGTTTCCACCCTGACTCTGATACGAAAGGGGCAGTATGAAGATGCTTTAGCCCTTGCGGATCTGGTATCCTCTGACAAAGAGGAGCTGATGCACAAGGCCGCAGGCTGGATGCTCCGGGAAGTGGGGAAGAAGAACAGAGCTATGCTGGAAGAATTTCTGGCCCCCCGCTGTACCAGGCTTCCCCGCATCCTTTTGCGTTACAGCATAGAACATTTTTCTCCTGAAGAACGTAAGTCATGGCTTGCGGGAAAGCCTGTGCTGTAA
- a CDS encoding translation initiation factor Sui1: protein MKHSQNTNHGLVYSTELGRTCPACERSEKACICKNASISLPKDGVIRISRETKGRKGKGVTLVSGLPGEKIDDTAKELKQRCGCGGTVKDGRIEIQGDHRDTILSWLTQKGYKAKKAGG, encoded by the coding sequence ATGAAGCACTCCCAAAATACCAATCACGGCCTGGTTTATTCTACGGAACTTGGCCGCACCTGCCCTGCATGCGAACGATCTGAAAAAGCCTGTATATGTAAAAATGCCAGCATAAGCCTCCCAAAGGACGGAGTGATACGCATCAGCAGAGAAACCAAAGGCCGCAAAGGAAAAGGTGTTACCCTGGTTTCCGGGCTACCCGGAGAAAAGATAGACGATACGGCAAAGGAGCTGAAGCAGCGCTGCGGCTGCGGCGGCACAGTTAAAGACGGACGCATTGAAATTCAGGGCGACCACAGGGACACCATCCTTTCCTGGCTTACACAAAAGGGATACAAGGCAAAAAAAGCCGGAGGCTGA
- a CDS encoding M55 family metallopeptidase, translated as MNCPAKSVLVLTDIEGITGVYEKAQCKPYTPEWKEARHLITADLSAAIAGLKDAGVEEIHVRDMHGTGFNILPRFMPEEGVFLKQGHRWYPVPLLGEIPEADLAIMIGWHAAADQVDGFSPHMFHRDIDWVRIDNRAVTEVEIMAAVLAEHKIPVAMVTADLTACRRISANLPWAKTVTIPKKEIGSKKTADIHKSIRDNAREAAASGEPFPCFKTGPFLMESSIRGEIRKGYFPSGRAVLTTLLRQSVFKGIPAGMIPSILNGYRWLGFWQNIMNG; from the coding sequence ATGAACTGCCCTGCTAAATCCGTACTTGTCCTTACGGACATTGAAGGTATCACCGGCGTTTATGAAAAAGCCCAGTGCAAGCCCTATACACCGGAATGGAAGGAAGCCCGTCACCTTATCACAGCCGACCTCAGCGCAGCCATTGCAGGACTCAAGGATGCAGGGGTTGAAGAAATCCATGTACGGGACATGCACGGCACAGGCTTCAATATCCTGCCCCGGTTCATGCCCGAAGAAGGTGTTTTTCTTAAACAGGGACACCGCTGGTATCCCGTACCCCTTCTGGGTGAAATCCCCGAAGCAGACCTTGCCATAATGATCGGCTGGCATGCAGCCGCAGATCAGGTGGACGGTTTCAGCCCCCATATGTTCCACAGGGACATAGACTGGGTCCGCATCGACAACAGGGCAGTCACGGAAGTGGAAATCATGGCGGCTGTCCTTGCGGAACACAAGATTCCCGTTGCCATGGTCACAGCAGACCTTACGGCATGCCGCCGCATATCCGCGAACCTGCCATGGGCAAAAACCGTGACCATCCCCAAAAAAGAAATCGGGAGTAAAAAAACAGCGGATATCCATAAAAGTATCCGGGACAATGCCCGTGAAGCAGCGGCATCCGGAGAACCCTTCCCCTGCTTCAAAACAGGTCCCTTTCTTATGGAAAGCAGCATCCGGGGCGAAATCCGCAAGGGCTACTTCCCTTCGGGCAGGGCGGTGCTGACAACACTTCTGCGCCAGAGTGTATTCAAGGGAATCCCTGCGGGAATGATCCCGTCCATCCTCAACGGATACAGATGGCTTGGGTTCTGGCAGAACATTATGAATGGATAA